tttaatcagaattaggtttaaatttaaaatttaaaatttaattttgaattccaagtgaatttaaatttaaatttaaattatagtcgtttgtttatatttttacttttttaatataatcaaataatcaaACAATCGAAGTCACGaaaccaaatttttttatttttcactttatacCCAACCaaacaatcaaattcaaaaattacttTCGCAAAAGccacttttataaaaataacttttttcaCTTCAATCCTGTTTAGGCAACTAAACATGAGATTATAATTTGTATTATACCCCAAAACTATTTTATTTGTGCACttactaaatataaattaaaaatgttattttttggTAGGTAGTGTAAGctatgagaaaaaataattattttttataatttaatgtaGTATATATTGGAATGGAAGGTTATAACTTTGGGTTTCGATATGCTCctaactttatttaattttcttttatttattcaagTAAATATCTTAGGTCTTTTAAAAGTGGAGTCCAGATACAAGAAAGtatgttaaataaaaaagaaaaaaagataaaagatcaCAAAATAGTACAGTGACTCTTGTGTCCCTAATACAACCTCTTGTCTGTGAGCGACGTAGCTCTTAAATTAGTTGCCGCAAGAGCAGTGCTAGTCCTACAGCCTCTAATGAAGGGTTGTAATGTTTTACAATTTAAACCATTTTAAagaatcattttttttcaacttgtcttgccctttttttctttggtaCTAAGAAGCAAAAAGTGTTAGATAAATGCTAGGCCCTCTGATTAGTGTCGGATTATTTGTGCAAAAGCTTTACATGttaaaaatacgcaaccaattcatttaAGGCATACAAGTACAATGCTTatggatctcgattgtgattcgCCCAAACCAACctacgccatttcgaacatgagtCAGCCTAACCCAGCCTCACACCATTTTAAATATGACTCGGTCTAACCTCGCCTCCGACCACAAGGTAGGATGGTggctcatttaagccaacaatacTCTCTCTAGTATATGTACAAAATTATAGCATGCAGGAATCAAACCCATGATCTTTGACTCTAATACCACTTGGCGGATTGTTCGCACTACTATTAATCCCAAAATTAAgttcgagctattagaaatatacAACAAATTTACTTAAAGCTACAGACACAGCGTTCATAGATCTCGATTATGACTCGTCCCAACCAGCCTCGTGTTATTTCGAACGTTACTTGATCCAACCTAACAGCCCGCCATAGGTAGGATGCTGGCTTATTTAAGCCAAAATTAGGTGGTTGCGAAGATTACAACCCAAAAGTGGTAGACTAAACATTTCTATTTAATTAAAGCCAAATTGCACTTTTATCTTCAAACTATAGAATGTGTGATATTTTGATCCTCaatctttaattttatataatataattttcgcTCAAACTTTATAAGTTATTATAAATAAGTTCTGCAACATAATTtaatggaaaaacttcaaaaatcccctctgtgatttcatagtttctcactttgccctcccgtggtttaaaatgtatcaaactgcccccctgtggtttcatttttatcttttcggtatctttttcgttaatattttattaaattatatacaaaaaaacttcagatatccatctagatttatcaaatattcactttagtaccctttaaattaactttatcactgatttataaaaaaaaaaatgaaattgataagaaaaagagaaaaaagaaaccacaggggggcaaattgatacattttaaatcacaggggggcaaagtaagaaactacgaaaccacaggagggttttttgaagttttccctaatttaattgactaaataatgATATGTCGTTGATGTGGAAGTAATACGACACGTTAATAATTGTCACTTTGTTAACCTAGTACTACTAAATCACTTCGACATTACTGACACACTAATATTAAGTAAATTTATTAGATTATAGAACTTGACTGTAACAATTTAGAAAGTTTGAGATGAAagttttaacaaattaaaatttgaagaccaAGCCTGATTGTTTCACCAAAAGTGAAGTAGACTTTTGGGTGAAAgaaagttcaaataaaaaataatttccttccactatttatttctatagctatcgaattaaaattttctagttTTTCTGTTTGTTTGGAAGAAAAATGAGTTGCGTGAAGACTAAGTTGTGACAGAtgaagtaatattttattttattttatgttttcataATTGACTTTCGGCCAGGGATGGCAAAGtcaattacattattttaaaatatttgaatttcgGCAAAATGTGAAGTTAcgacaaatcaaataaaaaaagtgcatATTTATAGCTAAAAATCACTTCACCCCTCTTCTCCAATTTAAAGCAAGGGTAAAATGTTTGGAGATCCTCCACAATTAGTTTATTTGCAATAGGTGcctaaactttcaatttttgCAAAAAGAcccttattttattaaatagttcaataaacctctctcttcaattaaagttattaattacaCAATTATTTTGAtcttatatattacatatagttttataaaacttcaaaatagtttttttttaatatgctgacatataaaaaaaaaaatctgttcaatcttttcttcaattgtTATGCCTCGGGCGTTATCAATActtgaagagaaaaaataaatctcTATATACTTTTAAGTCTTTCAAAATTGTGTGCATGATATTCGATCAAAACGATTATATAACTAGTAAATTCAATTGAGAAGAAGAGTTTAttgaactattaaaaaaaatttaagaaatttttctgtcaaaacTGAAAGTTCACGCAtctatttttgcaaaagtgctAAAGCTCAAGGTccatgtacttttttttttcttaaaataaatcCAAGTATTACTACCTGTacatagggatgcaaatggatccggggttggtggagctcctgcCCCTTACCATCCCGAATGGGgcggtaagtgggaacaaaaaatgtagaaaaatataatccatCTCGAATCCGCCCGATcagccaagtaaatggagcagGATGTAGAAaatccttttcttccttcaatccgtcCCAATCCATCAAAAATCCGCTAAAAAATCTGCTCCCGCCCCCGATTCGCTCCGAATAGGACGGTAAGTGGGACccagaaataaaataaaaaataacctgCCCCGAATTTGCCCTGTCTAGACAAGAAATGGAGCGAGAGGTGTGGGAACCCTCCCGTCCCCGGATCCGTCTTGTTTGCATCCTTACCTGTATGCTCAAAAGTGTATATTTTATGCTCTCTTATCCCATGGTCaataatgaattttttaaatactaaaattttaaggaCAAATTTGGTTCGCCTATTTTAAACTGtaaaattgaaatgaaattCATTGGTTCCTATAGTTGTTCTTTGTTTTACAAGAATCGAATTACAATTCCTATTCCGTTCTATGAAAATGGCCAAATTCATTTATGACCCAATCCGACTTTGAATCTGGGATTAGTTCATTCCAAATCTATTCCAATAATAGaccaaatatttttagataactCATCAGTctattttcatttcaaaataattcaattctatttttcattcatATTCCAATCATGGACCAAACTGTTGGCCTAGTGGTCCTAGTATTTCATTAGATTTTtataataacaaataattataattattggactaatcttttatcttgagttttgcgttttagatctctctatcttcaaaagGACTCAAAATGAGCAATTCTCTAGTACCAAGCTTCACCAGTTGAAGCTATGTTTGCTTCCTTTGTTAAATAGACAATTTCACTTTCTCTATTCttattttgattaatattatgccTTATGATTAAAGTGAGAAATTTTGTCACTTTATAGCTCACTTGATCAAATTTCTAACTTGTGATAAGTGGTTTTTATCTCCTTCTACAAGATGCATaggattttataatatttaaaatctgcTCAAAATCTGTTCTCTATCAAGTTACTGTTCTGGACTCtattctgggcgccctaaagtgaTCCGAATCTCATGTGTTTTTGGATCCTGCCTATTTGCTGTTCGAGTGGTCCAAAAATTTCTTCACCTAATCTAGGCGTCCGAATGTCTGTTTAGGGCGACCGAATTGTTTAACTTGACAGATTGCGTGTTCCGAATAGTACGACGGATCGGCTCGAAAAATTCTGATGCAGCGCGGCGAAGGCAGCGCGCGTGTTGGAAATCTGGGCGCCCGCATCTTCTAGAAGCCCAAATGATTCCGCTCAGAGAAAGCGACGCACGTGGTCTGACTTGTTAGAAAAGCCGTCGCGCGTGATCTAGGTGCCCACAAATTCTGAAGGTCCAAATGTACGATTCTAGAAAAAGCGGCGTATGTTGTCTAATAGGCAGCTGGAAGTGCAGTGTGCGTGCACAACTTCTGGGTGCCCAAAATCATGTTTAGGGCGCCCAAAAGTGCAACAGACCGGAGCTGCCCGAGGCTATAAGTAGATGGCTTTGAGGCCTTTCTCAGCAGCAATTGCAAAATCCATTTGAGCTTAAAATTTTCAGTGTTtctaatactcttagctctcaattaTCTCTCTAAATTTGAGTGCAATTTGTAatgagatttaatcttgtaaaaaaagagaaaagcaaagTCTTGAAACTTGAAAAGAAGAAGGTGTTGGCGTAAAGGCTTTGTGCTTGTCCGCAGAAGCATCAGttagtggagatccaacattctctagtattgagaagttggcggggacgtaagcaaagtgccgaacctcgaaacaaatcgATTGTGTGCTTTTTGAGTTTGCATTCCTTTAAACTCCTCACTCTATTATTTGTTTCGGGTTTTTAAaattgcttgattatttggctttttattttagaaacctaattcatcCCCCCTCTTAGGTTGTCATTTTGATCCTCACAAACATGTCCTAAAATacattctctttttttctattttatagtGTATAAGTAACTCTTCCTGCTCTAGAATGAAAATGACCAAATTTATTTATGACCCAATCCGACTTTGAATCGGGGATTAGCCCATTCCAAATCTATTTCAAtaataaacttaaatatttttagatgattcataattttatttttcattcttaaataatttaatttaatttttcattccTATtattaggggtggcaatccacgCCATTCGcgagtcggctcgtgttcggctcgaaatgagctcgagatcaaatcgctcgtttagtaaacaagccgaacatgagttgaatttttcagctcgtttaataaatgagccaaacacgagttgGGATCAACTCGCTCGTATTCTGCTAGATAATaactcgaaatatatatattttatatttatataatttatttaatttatatttatatatatttatatatataaataaataatatatatatatatatatttttattacttgacttttagcaaaaaaaaatatatataaagttgagctcaattttgaaaaaacttatttacatgtaaagttttaaccattagatcaaaatctaataggtaaaattttataaatttattttttatatctattcaATCTAATTCATTTAACTTATTGCTCGTTCGTCAGGTCGTGAGTTatctcgtgttcggctcgttattaacgagccgagcacggactaaatttttcagctcgatactttaacaagTCAGTTCGTGCTCAGCTCGTTTATTTGACCCAGCTCGTTTGCGTTCAGCTCATTTATTCTACCCTAGCTCGTCCAGTGTTCGGCTCATTGACACCACTGCTGTTATggaccaaacatgccctaaaatatgtttgttttttttttttttgtttttctttttttcttttcttgggtTGTAAAAGTAGCTTCTTTTCAATAAACGCATCTTTTGCAATTTAGCTTTtaaacgcttttttttttttgggggtgtaAAAGTAGCATCTTTGCAAAAAACGCATCTTTTTCAACAAAcgcatctttttttctcttgaagAAACGAAAGAGCAGCCTTCGTTCGAGATCGCCTCTTCTTCGGCTTCTCCCTCTTCTGTCCGCCGCCCTTTTCTTTCCTGCCGCCGAAAGTTAacccccgaaaaaaaaaaggaaaaaaaaaaaaaatgggcgTGACGAAGGAAGACGTGGAAGCCGCCCTCAACTCCGCCCTCAGCCCTTCCCATCTCGTAAATCCCGCTCCGATTaatcctcttctctttctctctccgtTTCGCTCTTTAATCGAAACCCTAAATACAACTACAAGaagctcttctccttcttttattactgtttattcatttggttttgattttggttttggtGTTTTCGCAGGAGGTGATCGATACTTCCGGAGGGTAAGCGATATCTTTCTCAATgcattctctcttctttttcaaataaataaataaataaataaataaataaatactcaTGCTATGTAATTTAATGTAACATCAGAAGGATTTTTCTGTTCTTGTCATGATTGGCTATCTTGCAGCACAGCCCCGGCCAAGTGACAGAGGACAAGCAATCATTATATTCTGGGTGTTTATTTGACAAcgcaaaataaaaacttaaaagcaagTCCTCGTTTAGTATCATcgtctttgtttttttaaaaaaaattttaaacactaattctatataatttaatacgTTGGAAAAAACAAATTTCTATTTCTGTTATAGTTCGTTAGCTTATAATACTTCTGACTAAGTGATAGATGACAATTTACTTAAAAAGAACTTTGAAAGCAGGAagaaagtcttttttttttttttttgtcaagtaAATACTATGGATGAAAGGATTGCACGTAATTTACTGTTCATCTTATAtctttggctaaattatagaaaatctcctagccaaaatctaatttttcttttcccgtcatttaaaaatctacatttgccctcttataaaataaaaaatgttcgcGGGGTACGGTGTGAAATGTGATGagaaaatgaccattttgcccctcatcattttcgtctcctccctcatcttgCTCATCCGCCGTCTAGATCGGTCGCGGTTCGCGCCTCGATCGGTCGcgatttctctttattttcttctccatctgctccccttctcctcctgcatcCTCGTCGCCCCTCTATTttggcgacagtagggaggaaatcgaggtagACGTGAATGGAAAAGTGGGTAAGGGCGACGAGGGcaaaggcgaggcggcggaggagggcgagagGTTATTTGTGGGCGCGGATGGacatgtgggcgagggcgaggcaatgaaggagggcgaggcggcggggCAGAGGAGGGTGAAGCACAGTAGAGGGtagagggtatttttggcataaaaaatattttataaccgAACCCTAATGGATCattaacggtagggggtgaagtgaacattttttattttacaacagatataggtttttaaatgacaggaagggaaagtgaaaaatcgggttttgacaaggcggttttctataatttagacTATATCTTTTGATATACaaactttatctttatcttaaaaataagaaataaatacgATACCAAACGAggcatatttttctttttttttttttcgctttgaAGGGTTTTCTAAATGAGCTGGCATTCATCACTTGGCTTGCAATGCAAGCTAATTAACTATGAGAATAAGATGAAAGTCTTTCTGCTGGCATATCAATTTATATGGAATTGGACATGTTTGGTTTGAAGGATTTGAGACTTGGAATGAGAATTGGAATGGTCCGTTTCtattgttggtgtttggtttgaGAGATTGACGTTCTAATTCCCATTTTGGGGGAATCGAATCCCTTAAAATGATTCTCATCATGGAGATTGGAATCAACATTAATTCAAGAAGAGATTGAAAAAAGAACTTTTTTTCActaacacatatttaaatttaaatgtggaataaattattaattttaaatttgaatttgaatgatggattcaaattcaatttttaatttcctaagttcaaatttaagtttttgactttgaacttgaatttgaattgtacATATacattttaagttcaaattgtgagttcaaagttaaatttaaattttgactacaatgttggatagtaaattaaaattttaatttttttttatttcaatctgAATGTGATTTCGATTCCTAGTCCTCTTAGGAACCAAACGAATTTGGAGTTTTTATCATTATGTTTTCGATTCTGGTTCATTTTCATTCCTATTCCGATTTTGATTCCTATTTCGAACCGAACGTGCCCTTAATGGTAAAGAAAAAGGCAATAATACCAAACGAGGCcttagatttttgttttttattgtcAAACAAATACCTTGGATGTAAAGATTGCAAAGCAATCAACCATCCTCTCCTGCACTATTTCATGTAGCAATTCtatctaaaaaacaaaaaacaaaaaaaaacaacgatGCCAAATGAAGCCTTCGCATATTCATCATTATCTCACaatgtttcttttattttttgggataAAAGTTGTATATGAACCCTCTTAACCATATGGTATTTTAACCTTAGGGTATTTTGTAATAGACCCGGCAATTATGTTTCTTTTAATATGAGTCATGGAACAATTCATGGGGCTATTCAGGATTCAAATGTTTATCAAATGGTTATTCAGTATAAGTACTAATCACGTCAGgcccaattttaaaaataaaaacagaattTGTGTTTTCGAACATATTGTAAAGGGCCttagtttttttcctttttttcgtttaagttaattttattaatttaaatcgAGAATTTTTGTTTAGTCTGGCAGTGATTTTGTTACTAACTTTTTTCGCCTAATGATATTGTGAATTTCTACCattagttttaatatatttttatttcaatttagaATGTATTGAATCAAAATAATCAGAAGTTTGGAGGTTGCCgatcaaaagaaataaatgtgagaaccaatttcaaaatggcctacaTTTGAGGCGGTCCTTATGCAATTTGAATCTTCCTTTTGCTGTAAAAATGAGGAAAATTAGGACGCGTCCTACATTGGGCACGCCCTTAAAAGCTGATATGTAGCTTTGTGCGGGTTTTGAGCTGTATGCATATTTCAAAATGCAGCTGATGCAATAACCGTAGGATGCGTCCTACAGAATTTTGGTCCTAAAAATGATGTTTCACCGGTGATATTTGTGAAAATATTTGGGGGAAAATTTTTGTAAGGTGCGGGGCGAGCTTTGATATCGAGATCGTGTCGGAGAAATTCGAAGGGAAGAGGCTGCTGGACCGGCATCGGATGGTGAATAATGCGTTAGCCGAGCAGATGAAGCACATCCACGCCCTCTCCATCAAGAAGGCCCTCACCCCGGTACAGTGGAAGCCCAAAGAGGAACAAGAGGCCCGCAAAGAGTAACACAAAAAGAATGCGAGGCCTCCCTTGAACATTCGTTCATTTGCATACTGCTCTTCGAACTTTGAAAAGTTAAAATCGAACTTTACAAATCTTGTAGTTGTATCAATCAACCGTCCTGATTTCTGTTAATTTTTCCTTAATAATCATCAATTACACGAAAGCCAGATGACTCGAATATACCTGTCGTACTGAATGCTTGGCTTTTATGCGATCGAAGATTGTTAAGAAAGGTTACTATTAATTTCCAGACGAGGTGGTCGATTGaaagaattatgaaatttacgttgtttatttttaactttttattgttCGGGAGGCAATCTCTAAATGTGCTAATGTTCAGCAAGTCTCGCATATTTTTCCTAAGATTAATCATCTCCAAGCTCTAAAATGGAAAGGAAATCTCTAATTCCATTTACTTATCTAAGTTGTTCCCTTATAACTGTCTGATAAAATGACTCAGGTCGTTTGTTTTGGTGCTTTGAGCTGGAATAATATGTTGTTTGCCATATTTGGATTATGGGGATTCATAACACAGATTCTTGTTGATAAGTAGTTGATTGAGCTTTGAAAGGGTTTGGAATTACGAATGTGATCTTTTGGGCTGTTAGTTTTGTTGGTTTTCGTATTTTGAGTGCACTAGTTGTTCTGCAGTAGGCTGGTATTGATGAGGCTAGTGTCTCTTTAACTTGGCGTCTCGAACAATATCTCGTCTCAAGAACCAGAAGCTGGGCATTTCGCGAACAATAGGACTAGAGCTTCTGTCTCCTGAAATTTGATGTTTCTGCCTCCAGCTTGAATAGAAGCTTGTTTGTGGGAATTGAAGtcacggattttttttttttaacagctcTACTTGAATAGTATTTCACAGGATCTGAGTTCGTGCTAAGGAGGTCATTGAGTTCTCTGCAGTGTACAAAAACTGATGAATGTCTTCTTAAGATGTCCTCAGCTCTCTGTCAGGGAatgtttggttgaaaatttgCATTAGAGAACTGTAATTCATATGGCAAATCTCAAATGGTTGGATCAAAAAGCTTTGATTATTGTGATCTTTATCATCTTAAGAGGGAGAAAGTTTTCTGCAATGGAACTTTCTTGCTGTGATTTCCGGCTTTTATCCATGTCtaaatgttgttgttgtttttgcgTTTAGCGTGTTTTAAGAACTGTCCTAACAAATGTGTGGTGTCTTTTAAGAATTGTTCTGCGGATACAATTTCAACTTGgcatttcaattttaattgttCATTTGGTAAATTTTAACTTGGGTTAGCAATTGTGCACCTACACTGTAATTGGAGATGCGagtggttgaaaaaaaaaaaaagaagcaataattgctatatttgttttgtttggttttgcATGGCTGCTATTGGGTGTTATAGTTCTATGCCTACAACCAATTCGCGCAGTTTCTAATTGCACTAATTGGTTATCTTTTTACTACTTAGTTTGCGCGAGCAATGCAATAAGCATATTACTCTCTAAAACTCGAAATAATTGATCGCTGAGAAGTGATGTAGTGTCGAAATGATTCAATATAGTTTTATCAGAAACAAGTGATTCCAGTTATGCGCATTTTCATAACTGCCAGAATAATATGATACAGTTCACAGCAGAGAGCATGGAATCTGGCATGTTATGCTCTGCAATCTGAAGAACATTGCAGCTTGCTTGCAGAATATGTGCAGAGAAACAACATCAGAAGATTTCTCAGCCCTTCAGTTATCTGCTGATTAAGGCTATAATGTTTTAATGTGTAGAAACAAGAATGCAAGCAGTATGAAAGGGAAGGAAAGACAACAGAAATTGCGAACCCCAATCCAGTTGATAAAGCTGGTCCGATTCCAAAAATAATTGGTTTtgaacaaaaaatttcagaca
This DNA window, taken from Ananas comosus cultivar F153 linkage group 5, ASM154086v1, whole genome shotgun sequence, encodes the following:
- the LOC109710660 gene encoding protein BOLA2 translates to MGVTKEDVEAALNSALSPSHLEVIDTSGGCGASFDIEIVSEKFEGKRLLDRHRMVNNALAEQMKHIHALSIKKALTPVQWKPKEEQEARKE